From the genome of Monomorium pharaonis isolate MP-MQ-018 chromosome 2, ASM1337386v2, whole genome shotgun sequence, one region includes:
- the LOC105838504 gene encoding uncharacterized protein LOC105838504 isoform X1 has protein sequence MTSLARIWRPFDLRRLTFRRKHGMFERSKDYDSRAMPPETTDDDSRCDSPCPPCPSSPPTPPPCPPPPTYHVPHSNPRKLAFWRMLSLCVAAPLIVIMSVVTYVRQREKMKEPREPYMDYPYMYRRTKVLVDPVCQNCREKRDLRNFFLRALSARFRERSLSREHGSECLVL, from the exons ATGACGTCCCTCGCTCGTATTTGGCGGCCGTTCGATTTGCGGCGCCTGACATTCCGGCGAAAGCACGGTATGTTTGAGAGATCGAAGGATTACGACTCGCGAGCCATGCCGCCGGAGACGACGGATGATGATTCCCGCTGCGACTCTCCTTGCCCACCGTGCCCTTCGTCGCCCCCGACGCCGCCGCCGTGTCCTCCACCGCCAACTTATCACGTACCGCACTCCA ATCCACGCAAGCTTGCATTTTGGCGCATGCTGTCCCTCTGCGTCGCGGCACCGCTGATCGTAATCATGTCGGTGGTCACTTATGTGCGGCAGCGAGAAAAAATGAAGGAACCAAGGGAGCCGTACATGGATTATCCGTACATGTATCGTCGGACTAAGGTTCTAGTCGACCCCGTTTGTCAGAACTGTCGGGAGAAACGGGACCTAAGAAATTTCTTTCTACGTGCATTATCCGCCCGATTTCGCGAACGTAGCCTCTCGCGTGAACACGGCTCCGAGTGTCTCGTTTTATGA